One Curtobacterium sp. BH-2-1-1 genomic region harbors:
- a CDS encoding amidohydrolase: MSNSFVVTNAHVVPVTAPEFDGGAVVVEHGRITAIGPDVSPPAGLPVVDAAGAWLVPGFVESHGHVGIHEEANGEAGNDTNEMTGPNMAGVRAIDAIDIDDEGFRDALAGGITSIVVKPGSGNPIGGQTVAIKTWGGRTIDEQLISDAVSIKSALGENPKRVYGGKGQTPSTRLGVAKIIRDAFVEAQNYRAARDAAAAKGEPFARDLTKEALVRVLDRELAWDQHTHRHDDIATAIRLAEEFGYRLVVNHGTEAHKIAHVLAEKDIPVIYGPLFTSRSKVELRDRGIPNLAAIAAAGVRVAITTDAPVVPIGMLVDQATAAVKEGLPRQTALEALTTNPADFLGFGDRVGRLAEGYDADLVLWDGDPLDATSRATRVWIEGESVFEWADGTGVTTPRW; this comes from the coding sequence ATGAGCAACTCCTTCGTCGTGACGAACGCACACGTGGTCCCCGTCACCGCCCCCGAGTTCGACGGCGGCGCCGTCGTGGTCGAGCACGGTCGCATCACCGCGATCGGCCCGGACGTCTCGCCCCCGGCCGGGCTGCCGGTCGTCGACGCCGCCGGTGCGTGGCTCGTCCCGGGCTTTGTCGAGTCGCACGGGCACGTCGGCATCCACGAGGAGGCGAACGGCGAGGCGGGCAACGACACGAACGAGATGACCGGCCCGAACATGGCCGGGGTTCGCGCGATCGACGCGATCGACATCGACGACGAGGGCTTCCGCGACGCCCTCGCCGGCGGCATCACCTCGATCGTCGTCAAGCCCGGGTCCGGCAACCCGATCGGCGGCCAGACCGTCGCGATCAAGACCTGGGGCGGCCGCACGATCGACGAGCAGCTCATCTCCGACGCGGTGAGCATCAAGAGCGCGCTGGGCGAGAACCCGAAGCGCGTGTACGGCGGCAAGGGACAGACCCCGTCCACCCGTCTCGGCGTCGCGAAGATCATCCGCGACGCCTTCGTCGAGGCCCAGAACTACCGTGCCGCCCGCGACGCCGCCGCCGCGAAGGGCGAGCCGTTCGCCCGCGACCTCACGAAGGAGGCGCTCGTCCGCGTCCTCGACCGCGAGCTCGCGTGGGACCAGCACACGCACCGCCACGACGACATCGCCACCGCGATCCGGCTGGCCGAGGAGTTCGGGTACCGCCTGGTCGTGAACCACGGCACCGAGGCGCACAAGATCGCGCACGTCCTCGCCGAGAAGGACATCCCCGTCATCTACGGCCCGCTCTTCACGAGCCGCTCGAAGGTCGAGCTCCGTGACCGCGGCATCCCGAACCTCGCGGCGATCGCGGCGGCCGGGGTCCGCGTGGCGATCACGACCGACGCCCCGGTCGTCCCGATCGGCATGCTCGTCGACCAGGCCACCGCGGCGGTGAAGGAGGGGTTGCCCCGCCAGACCGCGCTCGAGGCGCTCACGACGAACCCCGCCGACTTCCTCGGGTTCGGGGACCGCGTCGGCCGCCTCGCCGAGGGCTACGACGCCGACCTCGTCCTGTGGGACGGCGACCCGCTCGACGCGACCAGCCGCGCGACGCGCGTCTGGATCGAGGGCGAGTCCGTCTTCGAGTGGGCCGACGGCACGGGCGTCACCACGCCGCGCTGGTAG
- a CDS encoding S9 family peptidase: MSTEHAQATPPTAAKRPVTRTHHGIDFVDDYEWLRDKESPDTLAYLEAENRHTEQATAHLDGLRDRIFAEVKNRVQETDLSVPVRMGDWWYFTRTAEGSQYGVHCRAPISGPDDWTPPAVTEGEATLPGEQVVLDGNALADGHDFFSLGSYDISDDGTRLVYGIDVEGDERYTLHVRDLTTGTDLGDEIPNTGSGATFDPSGRFVFYPTVDDSWRPDRIWRHTVGSPAADDVVVFEEPDDRYWVGVGVTRSSQYIVIELGSKITSEALVLDAADPTGEFQVVWPRREGVEYEIEHAIVGGSDRFLVLHNDGAENFELVDVPADDPTSERDRRVVVAHHAERRIEAVDAFAGHLALEYRSEALPRVAIIPIEGDGYGDAHEVPFDEALFSAGLGGNPEWDQPTLRIGFTSFVTPSEVSDLDLATGEVTVLKRQPVLGGYDPADYVQERDWATADDGTRVPISLVWRRDAVDIDRPAPLHLYGYGSYEHSIDPGFSVMRLSMLDRGVVFAVAHVRGGGEMGRHWYENGKTLTKKNTFSDFVAVATHLIDTGRTTADRLVAEGGSAGGLLMGAVANLAPERFAGILAAVPFVDALTSILDPDLPLTVIEWDEWGDPLHDPEVYRYMSEYSPYENVRDDAQYPKILAVTSINDTRVLYVEPAKWTAKLREVGAPVLLKTEMAAGHGGVSGRYASWKERAFELAWLLDVLGLADEAPAA, from the coding sequence GTGAGCACCGAGCACGCCCAGGCCACCCCGCCCACCGCCGCCAAGCGGCCCGTGACGCGGACCCACCACGGCATCGACTTCGTCGACGACTACGAGTGGCTGCGCGACAAGGAGTCGCCGGACACCCTGGCCTACCTCGAAGCCGAGAACCGCCACACCGAGCAGGCGACGGCGCACCTCGACGGACTGCGCGACCGGATCTTCGCCGAGGTGAAGAACCGCGTGCAGGAGACCGACCTCTCGGTGCCCGTCCGCATGGGCGACTGGTGGTACTTCACGCGCACGGCCGAGGGCAGCCAGTACGGCGTGCACTGCCGTGCGCCGATCAGCGGGCCGGACGACTGGACCCCGCCTGCCGTGACCGAGGGCGAAGCGACGCTCCCCGGCGAGCAGGTCGTCCTCGACGGCAACGCGCTCGCGGACGGGCACGACTTCTTCTCGCTGGGCTCCTACGACATCAGCGACGACGGCACACGGCTCGTCTACGGCATCGACGTCGAGGGCGACGAGCGGTACACCCTGCACGTGCGGGACCTCACGACCGGCACCGACCTCGGCGACGAGATCCCGAACACCGGCTCCGGGGCGACGTTCGACCCGTCCGGGCGCTTCGTGTTCTACCCGACCGTCGACGACTCCTGGCGGCCCGACCGCATCTGGCGGCACACCGTGGGCAGCCCGGCGGCCGACGACGTCGTCGTGTTCGAGGAGCCGGACGACCGCTACTGGGTCGGCGTCGGGGTCACCCGGTCGTCGCAGTACATCGTGATCGAGCTCGGGTCGAAGATCACCTCCGAGGCGCTCGTCCTCGACGCGGCCGACCCCACCGGCGAGTTCCAGGTCGTGTGGCCCCGGCGCGAGGGCGTCGAGTACGAGATCGAGCACGCGATCGTGGGCGGCAGCGACCGGTTCCTCGTCCTGCACAACGACGGTGCCGAGAACTTCGAGCTCGTCGACGTCCCCGCGGACGACCCCACGTCGGAGCGTGACCGGCGGGTCGTCGTCGCGCACCACGCCGAGCGTCGGATCGAGGCGGTGGACGCCTTCGCCGGACACCTCGCGCTCGAGTACCGGTCCGAGGCGCTCCCCCGCGTCGCGATCATCCCGATCGAGGGCGACGGCTACGGCGACGCGCACGAGGTCCCCTTCGACGAGGCACTGTTCTCGGCCGGGCTCGGTGGCAACCCGGAGTGGGACCAGCCGACGCTCCGGATCGGGTTCACCTCGTTCGTCACCCCGTCCGAGGTGAGCGACCTCGACCTCGCGACCGGCGAGGTCACGGTCCTGAAGCGTCAGCCCGTGCTCGGCGGCTACGACCCGGCCGACTACGTCCAGGAGCGCGACTGGGCCACCGCCGACGACGGTACCCGCGTGCCGATCTCCCTCGTGTGGCGCCGTGACGCGGTCGACATCGACCGTCCGGCCCCGCTGCACCTCTACGGCTACGGCTCGTACGAGCACTCGATCGACCCCGGGTTCAGCGTCATGCGCCTGTCGATGCTCGACCGCGGCGTCGTGTTCGCCGTCGCCCACGTTCGCGGTGGCGGCGAGATGGGTCGGCACTGGTACGAGAACGGCAAGACCCTCACGAAGAAGAACACCTTCTCCGACTTCGTCGCGGTCGCCACGCACCTGATCGACACCGGACGCACCACCGCCGACCGCCTCGTCGCCGAGGGCGGCAGCGCGGGCGGGCTCCTGATGGGCGCTGTGGCGAACCTCGCCCCGGAACGGTTCGCCGGGATCCTCGCGGCGGTGCCCTTCGTCGACGCGTTGACGAGCATCCTCGACCCCGACCTGCCGCTGACGGTCATCGAGTGGGACGAGTGGGGCGACCCGCTGCACGACCCCGAGGTCTACCGGTACATGAGCGAGTACTCGCCGTACGAGAACGTCCGCGACGACGCGCAGTACCCGAAGATCCTCGCCGTGACGTCCATCAACGACACCCGTGTGCTGTACGTCGAGCCCGCCAAGTGGACCGCGAAGCTGCGGGAGGTCGGCGCTCCGGTGCTGCTCAAGACCGAGATGGCAGCGGGGCACGGCGGGGTCAGCGGCCGGTACGCCTCGTGGAAGGAGCGGGCGTTCGAGCTCGCCTGGCTCCTCGACGTCCTGGGGCTGGCGGACGAGGCGCCCGCCGCGTGA
- a CDS encoding Fic family protein translates to MPRTEHPWPSHTTVTLPWRSSVRGQRHDRETTSVVASVPPRIARLPWSPDADTAALLDRAAAVLVHLDEHHGDRLAVLGRVLDRTEAVATSRIEDEHATLDDLARAVVGVRANRSATAMVRAGGAIETLVSSAASGTITERALLAAHHRLLRDDPVDGRDTGRWRDVQNWIGGGATPRLARHVPPPAALVPELMDDLFAFLHRDDLHPIAQAAIAHAQFESIHPFTDGNGRIGRALVAAVLRRRGLARTVTVPVATALVAERDRYFWHLDRYRRGVVDEWVRDVAIAIGTVCDEATVTALLLDEAAVPRGSRWWPTRAHDAVARTLLDDPVVTEDHLEQLLGDDARSIDTVTDDLCRAGVLRPVTERRRRRAWLAVAVADEVTAFTDRVHDAVTHRANRVGW, encoded by the coding sequence ATGCCCCGCACCGAGCACCCCTGGCCGTCCCACACCACCGTCACGCTGCCCTGGCGCAGCAGCGTGCGCGGCCAGCGGCACGACCGCGAGACGACGTCGGTGGTGGCGTCGGTCCCGCCGCGCATCGCCCGGCTCCCCTGGTCCCCGGACGCCGACACCGCAGCGCTGCTCGACCGCGCCGCCGCCGTGCTCGTGCACCTCGACGAGCACCACGGCGACCGGCTCGCCGTGCTCGGTCGCGTGCTCGACCGGACCGAGGCCGTCGCGACCTCCCGCATCGAGGACGAGCACGCCACGCTCGACGACCTCGCGCGGGCCGTCGTCGGCGTCCGGGCGAACCGCAGCGCGACGGCGATGGTCCGGGCCGGCGGGGCGATCGAGACGCTCGTGTCCTCCGCGGCGTCCGGCACGATCACGGAACGGGCGCTGCTCGCGGCCCACCACCGGCTCCTGCGCGACGACCCGGTCGACGGCCGGGACACCGGACGCTGGCGGGACGTGCAGAACTGGATCGGCGGCGGCGCCACGCCCCGGCTCGCGCGCCACGTCCCGCCGCCGGCAGCGCTCGTGCCAGAGCTGATGGACGACCTGTTCGCGTTCCTCCACCGCGACGACCTGCACCCGATCGCGCAGGCGGCCATCGCGCACGCGCAGTTCGAGTCGATCCACCCGTTCACCGACGGCAACGGGCGGATCGGCCGCGCGCTCGTCGCCGCCGTGCTCCGGCGTCGTGGCCTCGCTCGGACCGTCACGGTGCCGGTCGCGACCGCCCTGGTCGCCGAGCGGGACCGGTACTTCTGGCACCTCGACCGGTACCGTCGTGGTGTCGTCGACGAGTGGGTCCGTGACGTCGCGATCGCGATCGGCACGGTGTGCGACGAAGCCACGGTCACGGCGCTGCTCCTCGACGAGGCCGCCGTCCCCCGCGGGTCGCGGTGGTGGCCGACCCGGGCGCACGACGCCGTCGCCCGGACCCTCCTCGACGATCCCGTCGTCACCGAGGACCACCTCGAGCAGCTGCTCGGCGACGACGCCCGCTCGATCGACACCGTGACCGACGACCTCTGCCGCGCCGGGGTGCTGCGGCCGGTGACCGAGCGGCGCCGTCGCCGAGCGTGGCTCGCGGTGGCCGTCGCCGACGAGGTGACGGCCTTCACCGACCGCGTCCACGACGCCGTCACACACCGGGCGAATAGGGTGGGGTGGTGA